In Raphanus sativus cultivar WK10039 chromosome 5, ASM80110v3, whole genome shotgun sequence, the following proteins share a genomic window:
- the LOC108862905 gene encoding fructose-bisphosphate aldolase-lysine N-methyltransferase, chloroplastic, whose protein sequence is MAAAVTSEEGGNVQVFVDWLEVNGGELRGCTINSSDKGFGIFADVEVSSDEDVLVVVPLELGITPMRVLQEPLLGPECRSMFEQGHVDDRFLIILFLTFERLRPLSSWKPYLDMLPTRFGNPLWFSDDDFLELKGTNLYDATLLQKKKLLSLYHDKVESLLKKLLLLDGCSESIVSFEHFLWANSVFWSRALNLPLPHSFVFPQNQEDVGGCQSTPATDSHQKEIHDKAPATASVGPGDTVWVEGLVPGIDFCNHDLKPVATWEVDGTGSVSKVPFSMYLLSVAQNPIPNKEITISYGNKGNEELLYLYGFVIENNPDDYLMVHYPVEAIPSIPFSDSKGQLLEAQKAELRCLLPKSLLDHGFFPQTTSKVRESDEKGTAARSCNFSWSGQRKIPSYVNKLVFPEDFMTGLRTIAMQEDELYKVSAMLEELVEARPDEQPSETEVRMAVWEACGDSGALQLLVDLLNAKMMKLEENSGSEEQDAGLLDEACVLESHEQPRELEEGKRMMSRNKWSSVVYRRGQKQLTRLFLKEAEHALHLALS, encoded by the exons atggcGGCGGCGGTGACATCGGAAGAAGGAGGGAACGTGCAAGTGTTCGTAGACTGGCTTGAGGTGAATGGAGGTGAGTTACGAGGCTGCACCATCAACTCTTCCGACAAAGGATTCGGCATTTTCGCCGACGTTGAAGTCTCTTCCGAtg AGGATGTATTGGTGGTTGTTCCGCTTGAATTGGGCATCACACCAATGAGAGTTCTGCAGGAGCCTCTCCTCGGTCCAGAGTGTCGCTCCATGTTCGAACAAGGTCATGTCGATGACCGCTTTCTCATCATTTTGTTCCTTACTTTTGAGCGTCTTCGTCCTCTTTCTTCTTGGAAGCC GTATCTTGACATGCTTCCCACTCGATTTGGCAATCCTCTTTGGTTTTCCGATGATGACTTCCTTGAGCTCAAAGGCACTAACTTGTACGACGCTACCCTGTTACAG AAGAAGAAGTTGCTCTCACTTTACCATGACAAAGTGGAGTCCCTCCTCAAAAAGCTTCTTCTTTTGGATGGCTGTTCTGAAAG CATTGTTTCCTTTGAACACTTCCTCTG GGCAAATTCTGTGTTCTGGAGTCGTGCATTGAACCTTCCTCTTCCACATTCTTTCGTCTTTCCACAAAACCAAGAAGATGTTGGAGGGTGCCAATCAACACCTGCAACGGATTCCCATCAAAAAG AGATTCATGATAAAGCCCCTGCCACCGCATCTGTAGGACCTGGAGATACTGTGTGGGTTGAAGGGCTTGTTCCCGGCATTGACTTTTGCAACCATG ACTTGAAGCCTGTGGCGACTTGGGAAGTTGATGGGACCGGATCAGTATCTAAAGTTCCTTTCTCCATGTACCTTCTCTCCG TTGCACAAAATCCTATTCCAAACAAGGAGATAACGATCAGTTATGGTAACAAAGGAAATGAG GAGCTTCTTTACCTGTACGGATTTGTGATAGAGAACAATCCCGATGATTATCTCATG GTACATTATCCTGTTGAGGCGATTCCGAGCATCCCTTTCTCTGATTCCAAGGGACAGCTTCTTGAAGCTCAG AAAGCTGAACTCCGGTGTCTCCTGCCAAAATCTCTCCTGGATCATGGTTTTTTCCCACAAACCACATCAAAAGTCAGAGAAAGCGATGAGAAGGGAACAGCTGCTAGGTCCTGTAATTTCAGTTGGTCGGGGCAGCGTAAGATTCCATCATACGTGAACAAACTAGTTTTCCCAGAAGATTTTATGACTGGTTTGAGGACAATTGCCATGCAAGAAGATGAGCTTTACAAGGTCTCAGCTATGCTTGAAGAG CTTGTAGAGGCAAGACCAGACGAGCAACCCAGTGAAACTGAGGTGAGGATGGCGGTATGGGAAGCATGCGGGGATTCTGGAGCTTTGCAGTTGCTTGTGGATCTCCTTAATGCAAA GATGATGAAGCTGGAAGAGAATTCCGGCAGTGAAGAACAAGATGCTGGGCTCCTTGATGAGGCATGCGTCTTGGAGAGCCATGAACAGCCCAG GGAGTTGGAGGAGGGGAAAAGGATGATGAGCagaaacaagtggtcaagtgtgGTATACCGTAGAGGCCAGAAACAACTTACTAGACTCTTTTTGAAAGAAGCAGAGCATGCCCTTCACTTAGCCCTCTCCTAG
- the LOC108861447 gene encoding ATPase GET3A: protein MASSDMPEATVKNILDQDSLKWVFVGGKGGVGKTTCSSILAICLARVRSSVLIISTDPAHNLSDAFQQRFTKSPTLVQGFSNLFAMEVDPTVETDDLAGPEGMDSLFSDLANAIPGIDEAMSFAEMLKLVQTMDYATIVFDTAPTGHTLRLLQFPATLEKGLSKLMSLKSRFGGLMNQMSRMFGMEDEFGEDALLGRLEGLKDVIEQVNRQFKDPDLTTFVCVCIPEFLSLYETERLVQELAKFEIDTHNIIINQVLYDDEDVESKLLRARMRMQQKYLDQFYMLYDDFNITKLPLLPEEVTGVEALKAFSDKFMTPYHPTTSRNNVEDLERKVHTLRLQLKTAEEELERIKS from the exons ATGGCGTCGTCGGATATGCCGGAGGCAACAGTGAAGAACATTCTGGATCAGGACTCTCTGAAATGGGTGTTCGTGGGTGGGAAAGGAGGCGTCGGGAAGACGACATGCAGTTCCATCCTCGCAATTTGTCTCGCTAGGGTTCGATCCTCCGTTCTCATCATCTCCACCGACCCTGCTCACAATCTCAGCGACGCCTTTCAACAGCGCTTCACTAAATCTCCCACTTTGGTTCAAGGCTTCTCCAATCTCTTTGCCATG GAGGTGGATCCTACTGTTGAAACTGATGACTTAGCTGGTCCTGAAGGGATGGATAGTTTATTCTCTGACTTGGCCAATGCTATTCCTGGTATCGATGAGGCCATGAGTTTTGCTGAGATGCTCAA GTTGGTCCAAACAATGGATTATGCAACTATTGTCTTTGACACCGCTCCTACTGGCCACACTCTCCGTCTCTTGCAGTTCCCTGCCACTCTTGAAAAGGGCCTTTCTAAATTGATGTCCTTGAAGAGTCGCTTTGGTGGCTTGATGAATCAG ATGAGCCGTATGTTTGGCATGGAGGATGAGTTTGGGGAGGATGCTCTCTTGGGTAGACTTGAGGGCTTGAAGGATGTCATTGAACAAGTCAATCGCCAGTTTAAAGACCCG GATTTGACAACGTTCGTTTGCGTCTGCATTCCTGAGTTCTTGTCTCTCTATGAAACGGAGAGATTAGTTCAGGAACTCGCAAAGTTTGAGATCGACACGCATAACATTATCATCAACCAAGTGCTATACGATGACGAAG ATGTGGAATCCAAGTTGCTAAGAGCAAGGATGAGGATGCAGCAGAAGTACCTGGATCAGTTTTATATGCTATACGATGACTTCAATATCACAAAACTTCCTCTGCTTCCGGAAGAG GTGACAGGGGTGGAAGCCTTAAAGGCATTCTCGGATAAGTTCATGACGCCGTACCATCCCACTACAAGCAGAAACAACGTAGAAGACCTGGAGAGGAAAGTGCACACACTGCGACTGCAGTTGAAAACAGCGGAAGAAGAACTGGAACGGATcaagagttga
- the LOC108861446 gene encoding flap endonuclease GEN-like 1 — translation MGVGGKFWDLVRPYGRNEGSDYLREKRVAVDLSFWIIQHETAVKGFALKPHLRLTFFRTINLFSKFGAYPVFVVDGTPSPLKSHTRISRFYRSSGIDTSSLQEGVVSVERNKQFCEWVTECVELLKLLGIPVLKANGEAEALCAQLNSHGFVDACITPDSDAFLFGASSVIKSIKPNSTEPFECYHMSDIEAGLGLKRRHLIAISLLVGNDFDSGGVSGIGLDKALRIVRAFSEDDILQRLEDIGKGFKPAVSGGTKSVDVDDDDDGVESSSQMKRRLPHCSRCGHPGSKRSHFKSSCEHCSSDSGCIKKPLEFTCECSFCTKDRELKEQKKTENWWIKVCDRIALGPDFPNRKIIQLYLSDSFTEDGSSMSWGTPDTEMLVDCLVFNLHWDPCYVRKMLLPMLSTIYLREKARSSNTGNPLLCDQYEFHSIKCMKTRYGHKSFVIRWRKPRSTSGLTPEKPIVVWEEDEEVVEEEGCVGLLDGLNEPQVQDDNGECFLLTDECVGLVQSAFPEETEHFLQEKKLRESKKKNVCEGAASSSMGAQRSITDFYRSTKAAAAVATPAQNIDTGGSSIASASVEKKRQATSGSFSKSVRRRLLFG, via the exons ATGGGTGTGGGAGGAAAGTTCTGGGATTTGGTGAGACCATATGGTCGAAACGAAGGTAGTGATTATCTGAGAGAGAAACGGGTGGCCGTTGATCTTTCCTTCTGGATCATTCAGCATGAAACTGCCGTCAAGGGTTTTGCCCTTAAACCTCACCTCAGGCTCACCTTCTTCCGTACTATCAATCTCTTCTCCAAG TTTGGAGCGTACCCAGTATTCGTGGTTGATGGAACACCTTCGCCCTTGAAATCCCATACCAGAATCTCTAGGTTTTACCGATCTTCTGGAATTGATACCTCGAGTCTCCAAGAGGGCGTAGTCTCCGTTGAGAGAAATAAGCAGTTTTGTGAATGGGTTACCGAATGTGTG GAGCTACTTAAATTGCTCGGTATCCCTGTCCTGAAAGCAAATGGTGAAGCTGAAGCTCTCTGTGCTCAGCTCAATAGCCATGGTTTTGTTGATGCCTGCATTACTCCTGATAGTGATGCTTTCCTCTTTGGTGCTTCCTCCGTTATCAAATCCATCAAGCCTAACTCCACt GAGCCGTTCGAGTGCTACCATATGTCAGATATCGAAGCTGGTCTCGGTCTGAAGCGGAGACACTTGATAGCCATCTCTCTTTTGGTTGGTAACGACTTTGATTCAGGTGGTGTTTCTGGGATTGGTCTCGATAAGGCACTTCGCATTGTCCGTGCCTTCTCTGAAGACGACATTCTCCAAag ACTAGAGGACATTGGAAAAGGGTTTAAACCTGCAGTGAGTGGTGGAACCAAATCAGtggatgttgatgatgatgatgatggtgtaGAATCAAGCTCCCAGATGAAAAGAAGATTGCCTCACTGTTCTCGCTGTGGACACCCAGGCAGCAAGAGAAGTCATTTCAAGTCCTCTTGTGAGCACTGCAGCTCTGATTCCGGTTGCATTAAGAAACCGTTGGAGTTTACATGTGAATGCTCCTTCTGCACCAAGGATCGGGAATTAAAGGAACAGAAGAAAACCGAGAATTGGTGGATCAAAGTCTGCGATAGGATTGCTCTAGGCCCAGATTTTCCCAACAGAAAGATTATCCAACTCTATCTATCCGACAGTTTCACAG AAGATGGGTCTTCAATGTCTTGGGGAACTCCAGATACGGAAATGCTAGTGGATTGCTTGGTTTTCAACCTGCACTGGGATCCTTGTTATGTTAGGAAAATGTTGCTTCCGATGTTGTCGACCATTTATCTAAGAGAAAAGGCAAGAAGCAGCAACACGGGAAATCCCTTGTTATGCGACCAGTACGAGTTCCATTCAATCAAGTGCATGAAAACTAGATATGGGCATAAGTCATTTGTGATAAGGTGGAGAAAACCCAGATCTACAAGTGGTTTGACTCCAGAGAAACCGATTGTTGtatgggaagaagatgaagaagtggTGGAAGAGGAGGGGTGTGTTGGTCTCTTAGATGGGTTAAATGAACCACAAGTGCAAGATGATAACGGTGAATGCTTCTTGCTAACTGATGAATGCGTAGGACTTGTCCAGTCTGCTTTCCCGGAGGAGACAGAGCACTTCCTACAAGAAAAG AAACTGCGAGAGTCGAAAAAGAAGAATGTTTGTGAAGGAGCAGCATCATCATCAATGGGTGCACAAAGAAGTATAACTGATTTCTACCGATCAACgaaagcagcagcagcagtagCAACACCAGCTCAAAATATAGACACAGGGGGGAGCTCAATAGCTTCTGCTTCTGTTGAAAAGAAGAGACAAGCAACTAGTGGTAGCTTTTCAAAGTCTGTAAGGCGTCGTCTTTTGTTTGGATAG
- the LOC108861448 gene encoding ribosomal RNA small subunit methyltransferase, chloroplastic, translating into MSVVVTITSTINSSPSSWMNNGDNNSPSLRETSAYFSRRSSNISLLRKKKNKKVCCGGKSTDDDYHATLKSLNSRGRFPRKSLGQHYMLNSDINDQLAAAANVKEGDFVLEIGPGTGSLTNVLLNLGASVLAIDKDPHMVDLVRERFQGSHKFKVLHEDFVKSHIRSHMLSFLETRNLSHPDFSLAKVVSNLPFNISTDVVKLLLPMGDLFSHVVLLLQDEAALRLVEPALRTSEYRPINILVNFYSEPEYNFRVPRENFFPQPKVDAAVVTFKLKHPRDYPDVSSTKSFFSLVNSAFNGKRKMLRKSLQHLSSSPEIEKALGVAGLPVTSRPEELTLGDFVKLHNVIGRE; encoded by the exons atgagTGTAGTAGTAACAATAACATCAACCATCAATTCCTCTCCATCATCATGGATGAACAACGGAGACAATAATTCTCCTTCGCTGAGGGAAACCTCTGCCTATTTCTCAAGGAGGAGCTCGAATATATCTCttctgaggaagaagaagaataagaaggtGTGTTGCGGCGGGAAGAGCACAGATGATGATTACCACGCAACCCTCAAATCTCTCAATTCTCGGGGACGCTTTCCCAGAAAGTCCCTTGGACAG CATTACATGCTGAATTCGGACATCAACGATCAGTTAGCGGCTGCGGCAAATGTGAAAGAAGGAGACTTTGTGTTGGAGATTGGACCTGGGACTGGCTCTTTGACCAATGTTCTTCTCAACTTAGGTGCTTCTGTTCTTGCCATCGACAAG GATCCTCATATGGTGGATTTGGTGCGAGAAAGATTCCAAGGTTCCCACAAGTTCAAGGTTTTGCATGAGGATTTTGTCAAGTCTCACATCCGTTCTCACATGCTCTCCTTTTTAGAGACTAGAAACTTATCTCATCCAGATTTTTCTCTTGCAAAG GTTGTGTCCAACTTGCCTTTTAATATAAGTACTGATGTTGTCAAGCTTCTTCTTCCTATGGGTGACCTCTTCTCTCACGTTGTTCTCCTACTCCAG GATGAGGCAGCATTGCGATTGGTTGAGCCAGCTTTGCGAACATCTGAATACCGACCCATCAACATTTTGGTCAACTTCTATTCTG AACCGGAATACAACTTCAGAGTTCCTAGGGAAAACTTCTTCCCTCAGCCTAAG GTTGACGCAGCTGTTGTAACATTCAAACTGAAGCATCCGAGGGACTATCCCGATGTTTCCTCCACCAaaagtttcttctctttg gtGAATTCTGCATTCAATGGGAAGAGAAAAATGTTAAGAAAGTCACTCCAGCACCTATCGTCATCTCCTGAGATCGAAAAAGCTCTTGGAGTAGCAGGTCTTCCAGTCACT TCGAGGCCAGAAGAGCTTACCTTGGGTGACTTTGTCAAGTTGCATAATGTAATAGGCAGAGAATAG
- the LOC108861449 gene encoding peroxisomal membrane protein 11C, with the protein MSSSVVETTRAELGLVVVYLNKAEARDKICRAIQYGSKFLSDGQPGTAQNVDKSTSLARKVFRLFKFVNDLHALISPLPKGTPLPLALLGKSKNALLSTFLFLDQIVWLGRTGIYKNKERAELLGRISLFCWMGSSACTSLFEIGELGRLSASIKKLEKEIGNKDKHQNEQYRAKLQRSNERSLALIKAGMDFVVAFGLLQLAPKKVTPRVTGAFGFASSLISCYQLLPSHPKSKTV; encoded by the exons ATGAGTAGTAGCGTGGTGGAGACGACGAGAGCAGAGCTGGGGCTGGTGGTAGTGTATTTGAACAAAGCGGAGGCGAGGGACAAGATATGCAGAGCTATACAGTACGGATCCAAGTTCTTGAGTGATGGACAGCCTGGCACTGCTCAGAATGTGGACAAGTCAACCAGCTTGGCCCGTAAAGTCTTCCGTCTCTTCAAGTTTGTGAATGACCTTCATGCCCTCATTAGCCCTCTTCCCAAAGGCACCCCACTCCCTCTTGCTCTCCTCGGAAAG TCCAAGAACGCATTGCTCTCTACCTTCTTGTTCCTTGATCAAATTGTGTGGCTTGGCAGGACTGGCATTTACAAG AACAAAGAACGAGCTGAGCTTCTTGGACGTATATCCCTCTTCTGTTGGATGGGTTCTTCGGCTTGCACATCCTTATTCGAG attggGGAGCTTGGTAGGCTCTCAGCTTCAATTAAGAAGCTCGAAAAAGAGATTGGCAACAAGGATAAACACCAA AATGAGCAATACCGCGCGAAACTGCAGAGATCAAACGAGAGGTCATTGGCCCTGATCAAAGCAGGAATGGATTTTGTTGTTGCTTTCGGTTTGCTTCAACTGGCTCCCAAGAAAGTCACTCCCCGTGTCACTGGCGCTTTTGGTTTCGCCTCCTCTCTTATCTCTTGTTATCag TTACTGCCATCGCATCCCAAGTCCAAGACGGTTTAG
- the LOC108861444 gene encoding K(+) efflux antiporter 1, chloroplastic, translating into MESASIIQPPSLFHAAPTFCVSSRLLSPRVISTRFWLPKTYHPRSHSGHRLWSNSARIGTLTSTARLHSSKSIASQANRFRLSCQSNDSLGGNVESEETNDQCEEETVGNESDGLEELRELLHKAIEDLEVARLNSTMFEEKAQRISETAIALKDEAAGVWLQVNKTLDLIRDNVDEQSVAKEALQNATMALSLAEARLQIVEESLEDQEEASQENGTRDNLEDQEEEEEEEAALLAAKEDIKQCRVNLANCEAQLSSLQSKKDELQKQVDKLNDLAETIQINALKADEDVANIMKLAEQAVAFELEATQRVNDAQIALQIAEKSLSASQTPEETQGQLSDEETLLGDEVVILSNTEDASNQFELESPMHEDISLVQNTADRLPDKTAPKALKLTQPSDSSDLENGKPSVESSKVVELDSEKSKIVGQTKKQETQKDLPKEGSSLNAPKASFNKSSRFFSASFFSSNPDGTTTVFASLVDSVKQQWPKLVFGFALLGAGLTLYSNGVGVNNQLLQQQDVISTSTEDVSSNKKPLIRQVQKLPKRIKKLLEMIPHQEVNEEEASLLDFLWLLLASVIFVPLFQKIPGGSPVLGYLAAGILIGPYGLSIIRNVHATKAIAEFGVVFLLFNIGLELSVERLSSMKKYVFGLGSAQVLVTAAVVGLIAHYVAGQAGPAAIVIGNGLALSSTAVVLQVLQERSESTSRHGRATFSVLLFQDLAVVVLLILIPLISPNSSKGGIGFQAIAEALGLAAVKAAVAITAIIAGGRLLLRPIYKQIAENRNAEIFSANTLLVILGTSLLTARAGLSMALGAFLAGLLLAETEFSLQVESDIAPYRGLLLGLFFMTVGMSIDPKLLLSNFPVVIGTLGLLILGKTILVVVMGKLFGISVISAIRAGLLLAPGGEFAFVAFGEAVNQGIMSPQLSSLLFLVVGISMAITPWLAAGGQLIASRFELHDVRSLLPVESETDDLQDHIIICGFGRVGQIIAQLLSERLIPFVALDVSSDRVTIARSLDLPVYFGDAGSKEVLHKIGAERACAAVVALDAPGANYRCVWALSKYYPNVKTFVRAHDVVHGLNLEKAGATAVVPETLEPSLQLAAAVLAQVKLPTSEIANTINEFRTRHLSELTELCEASGSSLGYGFSRTATTTKPKTQTSDASEENPIIEGSGSLAI; encoded by the exons ATGGAATCTGCATCTATTATTCAGCCTCCGAGCTTGTTTCATGCTGCCCCCACTTTCTGCGTTTCTAGTCGCCTGCTAAGTCCCCGAGTAATCAGCACCAGATTCTGGCTTCCAAAGACTTATCATCCTAGATCGCACTCTGGTCATCGATTGTGGAGTAATTCAGCTCGGATTGGTACTTTGACTTCGACGGCTCGTTTGCATTCTTCAAAATCAATAGCATCCCAAGCTAATAGGTTTAGGTTAAGCTGTCAGAGTAATGATTCTCTTGGTGGTAATGTGGAATCCGAAGAAACTAATGATCAATGTGAAGAAGAAACAGTGGGAAACGAATCTGATGGTTTGGAGGAACTCAGGGAGCTACTGCACAAGGCAATCGAAGATTTGGAAGTAGCTAGGCTCAATAGTACCATGTTCGAGGAAAAAGCTCAGAGGATCTCTGAAACCGCCATCGCACTCAAGGATGAAGCCGCTGGTGTCTGGCTTCAGGTTAACAAAACACTTGATCTCATTCGTGACAACGTCGATGAGCAGTCTGTCGCTAAAGAAGCTCTTCAAAACGCTACTATGGCCTTGTCGCTCGCTGAGGCTAGGCTTCAAATTGTTGAGGAATCGCTTGAAGATCAAGAAGAAGCGTCTCAAGAGAATGGGACAAGAGACAATCTTgaagatcaagaagaagaagaagaagaagaggcggCGCTTTTAGCTGCCAAGGAGGACATAAAACAATGCCGAGTGAATTTAGCGAACTGTGAGGCCCAGCTGAGTAGTTTGCAGAGCAAAAAAGACGAGCTGCAGAAACAAGTGGACAAGTTGAATGACCTTGCTGAGACTATACAGATCAATGCGTTGAAAGCAGATGAGGACGTTGCAAATATCATGAAACTGGCTGAACAAGCTGTCGCTTTTGAGCTTGAGGCTACTCAACGCGTTAATGATGCACAGATTGCTTTGCAGATAGCTGAGAAGTCTCTATCCGCCTCGCAGACCCCAGAAGAAACTCAGGGCCAGCTCTCCGATGAAGAAACTCTTCTTGGAGATGAGGTGGTAATCCTAAGTAATACTGAAGATGCTAGCAATCAGTTTGAATTAGAATCACCAATGCATGAAGATATATCATTGGTACAGAACACAGCTGATCGTTTGCCAGATAAAACTGCTCCGAAGGCTCTAAAACTAACGCAGCCTTCTGATTCAAGCGATCTTGAGAATGGAAAGCCAAGTGTAGAGTCTTCTAAAGTGGTGGAATTAGATTCTGAAAAGTCAAAGATTGTTGGTCAGACGAAAAAGCAGGAAACACAGAAAGATCTTCCAAAAGAGGGCTCTTCTCTTAATGCTCCCAAGGCATCGTTTAATAAATCCTCCCGTTTCTTTTCTgcatctttcttctcttccaaCCCGGATGGGACCACAACAGTTTTTGCAAGTCTGGTTGATTCTGTCAAACAGCAATGGCCCAAGCTAGTTTTTGGGTTTGCACTTCTCGGCGCAGG ATTGACATTATACTCCAATGGAGTAGGGGTGAACAATCAGCTGCTTCAACAGCAAGATGTTATCAGCACTAGTACAGAAGATGTCTCTTCCAATAAGAAGCCGTTGATACGGCAAGTGCAGAAACTTCCTAAGAGAATTAAGAAACTGCTTGAGATGATCCCTCACCAGGAG GTCAACGAGGAAGAAGCTTCCCTGCTTGATTTCTTATGGTTACTGCTGGCAAGCGTCATATTTGTGCCTCTGTTTCAGAAAATTCCTGGAG GCAGCCCTGTTCTTGGGTATTTGGCAGCTGGAATCTTGATTGGTCCTTATGGTCTTTCGATAATCCGTAATGTGCATGCAACCAAGGCCATCGCCGAATTTGGAGTTGTTTTCTTGCTTTTCAACATTGGCCTTGAG CTATCTGTTGAAAGACTGAGTTCCATGAAGAAGTATGTTTTTGGATTAGGCTCGGCTCAG GTTCTGGTGACAGCGGCAGTAGTTGGATTGATTGCCCATTACGTTGCTGGTCAGGCTGGTCCAGCGGCAATAGTTATCGGAAATGGCCTGGCACTGTCCTCCACCGCTGTTGTCCTTCAG GTTTTACAAGAACGGAGTGAGAGTACATCTAGACATGGACGAGCTACATTTTCCGTCTTGCTTTTTCAG GATCTAGCTGTAGTTGTTTTACTGATTCTCATCCCACTTATTTCACCTAATTCATCGAAAGGAGGG ATTGGGTTTCAAGCCATTGCTGAAGCTCTTGGACTTGCTGCAGTCAAAGCAGCAGTTGCTATTACTGCCATAATTGCTGGTGGCCGTCTT CTTCTTCGACCAATCTACAAGCAGATTGCAGAAAATCGAAACGCTGAGATATTCTCTGCCAACACACTTCTTGTTATCCTTGGGACTAGTTTACTGACAGCTAGG GCGGGACTTTCCATGGCATTAGGAGCGTTTTTGGCTGGTCTACTCCTTGCAGAGACAGAGTTTTCATTGCAAGTAGAATCAGATATTGCTCCTTATCGTGGTCTTCTGCTGGGTCTTTTCTTCATGACG GTTGGCATGTCTATTGATCCGAAACTTCTTCTCTCTAACTTCCCTGTCGTAATTGGGACATTGGGACTCTTGATATTGGGCAAGACTATATTAGTAGTTGTCATGGGCAAGTTGTTCGGAATTTCAGTCATATCTGCCATTAGAGCCGGTCTTCTTCTGGCCCCTGGTGGAGAGTTTGCATTTGTTGCTTTTGGAGAAGCTGTCAATCAG GGTATAATGTCTCCTCAGCTATCTTCGTTGCTGTTTCTTGTGGTGGGAATCTCGATGGCTATCACACCTTGGTTAGCTGCTGGTGGCCAGTTAATTGCATCCCGGTTTGAGTTGCATGATGTTAGAAGTTTGTTACCGGTTGAAAGTGAG ACAGATGATTTGCAGGATCACATAATTATTTGCGGATTTGGGCGTGTTGGGCAG ATAATTGCTCAGCTTCTCTCAGAAAGACTTATCCCCTTCGTTGCCCTCGATGTCAGCAG TGATAGAGTGACTATCGCCCGTTCCTTGGACCTCCCTGTTTATTTTGGAGACGCTGGTAGTAAAGAG GTTCTCCACAAAATTGGAGCAGAGAGAGCATGTGCTGCTGTGGTTGCTTTAGACGCACCAGGAGCAAATTACAGATGTGTGTGGGCTCTGAGCAAGTACTACCCTAATGTGAAGACATTTGTCCGTGCACACGACGTTGTTCATGGTCTTAATCTAGAAAAAGCTGGTGCTACTGCT GTTGTACCGGAGACGCTGGAGCCAAGTCTACAGTTGGCAGCTGCTGTTCTTGCTCAG GTCAAATTACCGACATCAGAAATAGCAAATACGATCAACGAGTTCAGAACCCGTCACCTGTCTGAACTAACGGAG CTATGTGAAGCAAGCGGAAGCTCTCTGGGGTATGGTTTTTCGAGGACGGCAACGACGACTAAGCCTAAAACTCAAACGTCGGATGCAAGTGAGGAGAACCCGATCATCGAAGGAAGTGGTTCACTCGCTATCTGA